In Amycolatopsis jiangsuensis, the following proteins share a genomic window:
- the glfT1 gene encoding galactofuranosyltransferase GlfT1, with product MTGETREVPEGAVVGVVVTRHRRELLADSLKIIAAQTRQVDHLVVVDNGPDQPAREVVAGYPLPVTYLPSHRNLGGAGGFALGMLHALAMGAEWVWLADDDGRPADEHVLEILLEEAEKRGLAEVSPVVANIDAPAKLAFPLRRGLTWKRSSAELGTDFLQGIASLMNGALFRASTLDVTGVPDLRLFFRGDEVELHRRLVRSGLPFGTSLRTTYLHPDGSDEFKPMLGGKFHAQDPENEVKRYYTYRNRGYLLSQPGMRRIGALEILRFGLYFVGVKRDPKAFMQWLKLVRQGRAERFYRY from the coding sequence ATGACCGGCGAGACGCGGGAGGTGCCCGAGGGCGCCGTCGTCGGCGTGGTGGTCACGCGGCACCGGCGTGAGCTGCTCGCGGACTCGCTGAAGATCATCGCCGCGCAGACCCGCCAGGTCGATCACCTCGTGGTGGTGGACAACGGGCCGGATCAGCCTGCCCGTGAGGTGGTGGCGGGGTACCCGCTGCCGGTCACGTACCTGCCCTCGCACCGGAACCTCGGCGGTGCGGGTGGTTTCGCGCTCGGCATGCTGCACGCGCTCGCGATGGGTGCGGAGTGGGTGTGGCTGGCCGACGACGACGGCCGCCCGGCCGACGAGCACGTGCTCGAAATTCTCCTCGAGGAAGCCGAAAAACGCGGCCTGGCCGAGGTTTCCCCGGTGGTGGCGAACATCGACGCCCCGGCGAAGCTGGCGTTCCCGCTGCGCCGCGGGCTCACCTGGAAGCGTTCGTCGGCCGAGCTGGGCACGGACTTCCTGCAAGGGATCGCCTCGCTGATGAACGGCGCGCTGTTCCGTGCGTCCACTTTGGACGTGACAGGAGTGCCCGATCTCCGGCTGTTCTTCCGCGGCGACGAGGTCGAACTGCACCGCAGGCTGGTCCGCTCGGGGCTGCCGTTCGGCACCTCGCTGCGCACGACCTACCTGCACCCGGACGGTTCGGACGAGTTCAAGCCGATGCTGGGCGGGAAGTTCCACGCGCAGGACCCGGAGAACGAGGTCAAGCGCTACTACACCTACCGCAACCGCGGCTATCTGCTGTCCCAGCCCGGGATGCGCCGGATCGGCGCGCTGGAGATCCTGCGCTTCGGCCTGTACTTCGTGGGGGTGAAGCGTGATCCGAAGGCGTTCATGCAGTGGCTGAAACTGGTCCGCCAGGGCCGGGCCGAGCGGTTCTACCGCTACTGA
- a CDS encoding decaprenyl-phosphate phosphoribosyltransferase — protein sequence MSETTDERAENETEVSTADESAEAAGPTAESPAEPVEAAASAEPSSSESSRAESSTPESSAAAPAAATPSPAKLVLGVVKTARPKQWVKNVLVFAAPFFAFSKATNRTELVVDALIAFVAFSLTASSVYLINDAVDVEADRAHPTKRNRPIAAGIVPVGAAYGAAVVFFLAGLAVSFAADWRLAIVLAVYEAVQLGYCFGLKHQPVVDLAIVGSGFLMRSIAGGVAGGIAMSQWFLLVTAFGSLFMVAGKRYAEIMLFERTGAKIRSSLKKYSASYLRFVWATSAAILIMSYCLWAFEIRQTEHNSVWAVVSMVPFVIAVLRYAVDVDGGNAGAPDEIALRDRVLQVLGVAWVVTLALSFYL from the coding sequence ATGAGCGAAACGACCGACGAGCGAGCCGAGAACGAGACCGAGGTGTCCACGGCGGACGAGTCCGCCGAGGCCGCAGGGCCCACCGCGGAATCGCCCGCTGAGCCGGTCGAAGCCGCTGCGTCCGCCGAGCCGTCCAGCTCTGAGTCCTCCAGGGCCGAGTCGTCCACTCCTGAGTCGTCCGCTGCCGCTCCGGCCGCCGCCACGCCGAGCCCGGCCAAGCTGGTGCTCGGCGTGGTCAAGACGGCCCGGCCGAAGCAGTGGGTGAAGAACGTCCTGGTGTTCGCCGCGCCGTTCTTTGCGTTCTCGAAGGCGACGAACCGTACCGAGCTGGTCGTCGACGCTCTCATCGCGTTCGTGGCGTTCTCGCTCACCGCCTCGTCGGTCTACCTCATCAACGACGCCGTCGACGTGGAGGCCGACCGGGCACACCCGACCAAGCGGAACCGGCCGATCGCGGCCGGGATCGTGCCGGTCGGCGCGGCTTACGGCGCCGCGGTCGTGTTCTTCCTTGCCGGGCTCGCGGTGTCGTTCGCCGCGGACTGGCGGCTGGCCATCGTGCTCGCGGTGTACGAGGCCGTGCAGCTGGGTTACTGCTTCGGCCTCAAGCACCAGCCGGTGGTCGATCTGGCCATCGTCGGCTCGGGCTTCCTGATGCGCTCGATCGCAGGCGGTGTGGCGGGCGGCATCGCGATGTCGCAGTGGTTCCTGCTGGTCACCGCGTTCGGCTCGCTGTTCATGGTGGCAGGAAAGCGGTACGCGGAGATCATGCTGTTCGAGCGCACGGGCGCGAAGATCCGCTCGTCGCTGAAGAAGTACTCGGCCAGCTACCTGCGGTTCGTCTGGGCCACGTCGGCGGCCATCCTGATCATGTCCTACTGCCTGTGGGCGTTCGAGATCCGCCAGACCGAGCACAATTCGGTGTGGGCGGTGGTCTCGATGGTCCCGTTCGTGATCGCGGTACTGCGCTACGCGGTCGACGTCGACGGCGGCAACGCGGGCGCCCCCGACGAGATCGCCCTGCGCGACCGTGTCCTGCAGGTGCTGGGCGTGGCCTGGGTCGTCACCCTGGCCCTGTCTTTCTACCTGTGA
- a CDS encoding glycosyltransferase, translated as MPGKAAPVAETAPAGETRFAEHAPQGRLTAQRWLFAGPAPIVSKDLYAEVEQGNALRERGSVSLEPSAKITGNTYFGRFPATYWQRWTTATEVAVEAVVTGDGLLSVGASDLEGDARVVAAEQVAGAKGQKVTLTAPLDKFHDGGALWLDLETEGGQTLRVEQVRWTVDAPEKIRPTAVTICTMNRADDCLKNLQALAADVNSLDTLDAIYVADQGTDLVESRDGFGQVAKDLGDKLHYIKQPNLGGAGGFTRGLYEVAGHTATEHANVLFMDDDVLLEPDLVVRMTAFSNRTANPVIVGGQMLNLLHPNQLHVGAEYARLNTLEPGQPVQHSLSTADLLGVDEETLKPNRQERRLDAGYNGWWSCLIPYEVVKAIGYPLPFFFQWDDAEYSYRAREYGFPTVTLPGAGVWHADFHWKDWDEWHRYFNLRNSIITAALHSPFNLNLLSRVLMAQLVRYLLGMQYGLSATLIKAVEDFLEGPEMLRDGGVAAMKEIRRIRDQYPETKRHKATDVPGIASNDIGIINSAPRPSMQRLVLIKRVLDRVLGRSRFGLGAVPVDEAHWWHIALFDTVVVTDASQEGVRVRSYDKIRMFDLAKRGAKVIQRLRKEGAGVQAQYKQAMPELTSRENWKRLYEL; from the coding sequence ATGCCCGGTAAAGCAGCCCCGGTCGCCGAGACCGCCCCCGCGGGCGAGACGCGGTTCGCCGAGCACGCACCCCAGGGCCGGCTGACGGCCCAGCGGTGGCTGTTCGCCGGGCCGGCGCCGATCGTCAGCAAGGACCTCTACGCCGAGGTCGAGCAGGGCAACGCACTGCGGGAGCGCGGCAGCGTCTCGCTCGAGCCGTCCGCGAAGATCACCGGCAACACCTACTTCGGCCGGTTCCCGGCCACCTACTGGCAGCGCTGGACCACCGCGACCGAGGTCGCCGTCGAGGCCGTGGTGACCGGTGACGGGCTGCTCTCGGTCGGTGCCTCCGACCTGGAGGGCGACGCCCGCGTGGTGGCCGCCGAGCAGGTGGCCGGCGCGAAGGGCCAGAAGGTCACGCTCACCGCACCGCTGGACAAGTTCCACGACGGCGGCGCGCTGTGGCTCGACCTGGAGACCGAAGGCGGCCAGACGCTGCGGGTCGAGCAGGTCCGCTGGACCGTCGACGCGCCGGAGAAGATCCGCCCGACCGCGGTCACCATCTGCACGATGAACCGCGCCGACGACTGCCTGAAGAACCTCCAGGCCCTCGCCGCGGACGTGAACTCCCTCGACACCCTCGACGCCATCTACGTCGCCGACCAGGGCACCGACCTGGTCGAGTCGCGCGACGGCTTCGGGCAGGTCGCGAAGGACCTCGGCGACAAGCTGCACTACATCAAGCAGCCGAACCTCGGCGGCGCTGGCGGCTTCACCCGCGGCCTCTACGAGGTGGCAGGGCACACCGCAACCGAGCACGCGAACGTGCTGTTCATGGACGACGACGTGCTGCTCGAGCCGGACCTCGTGGTGCGGATGACGGCGTTCTCCAACCGCACCGCGAACCCGGTGATCGTCGGCGGCCAGATGCTCAACCTGCTGCACCCGAACCAGCTGCACGTCGGCGCCGAGTACGCGCGGCTGAACACGCTGGAGCCGGGCCAGCCGGTGCAGCACTCGCTGTCCACCGCGGACCTGCTGGGCGTGGACGAGGAGACGCTCAAGCCCAACCGCCAGGAGCGCCGCCTCGACGCCGGGTACAACGGCTGGTGGTCCTGCCTGATCCCGTACGAGGTCGTGAAGGCCATCGGCTACCCGCTGCCGTTCTTCTTCCAGTGGGACGACGCGGAGTACTCCTACCGGGCCCGCGAGTACGGCTTCCCCACGGTGACCCTGCCGGGCGCCGGCGTGTGGCACGCGGACTTCCACTGGAAGGACTGGGACGAGTGGCACCGGTACTTCAACCTGCGCAACTCGATCATCACCGCGGCGCTGCACTCGCCGTTCAACCTGAACCTGCTGTCCCGGGTGCTGATGGCGCAGCTGGTGCGCTACCTGCTCGGCATGCAGTACGGGCTGTCGGCCACGCTGATCAAGGCCGTCGAGGACTTCCTGGAAGGTCCGGAGATGCTGCGTGACGGCGGCGTCGCGGCGATGAAGGAGATCCGCCGGATCCGCGACCAGTACCCGGAGACGAAGCGGCACAAGGCCACCGACGTGCCGGGCATCGCGTCCAACGACATCGGCATCATCAACAGCGCCCCGCGCCCGAGCATGCAGCGGCTCGTGCTGATCAAGCGCGTGCTCGACCGGGTGCTCGGCCGCAGCCGGTTCGGGCTCGGCGCGGTACCGGTCGACGAGGCGCACTGGTGGCACATCGCGCTGTTCGACACCGTCGTGGTCACCGACGCCTCGCAGGAAGGCGTGCGGGTGCGCAGCTACGACAAGATCAGGATGTTCGACCTCGCCAAGCGCGGCGCCAAGGTGATCCAGCGGCTGCGCAAGGAAGGCGCGGGCGTGCAGGCGCAGTACAAGCAGGCGATGCCGGAGCTCACCTCGCGCGAGAACTGGAAGCGACTCTACGAGCTGTAA
- the wzt gene encoding galactan export ABC transporter ATP-binding subunit Wzt/RfbE gives MVSIDVYNAFVDFPIFDAKSRSMKKRVLGKVGGKIGTEQKVPIIEALHDVTLKLNDGDRVGLVGHNGAGKSTLLRLLAGIYEPTRGSARISGKIAPVFDLGIGMDPEISGVENIIIRGLFLGMSAKQMEKRVDDIAEFTELGDYLQMPLRTYSTGMRVRLALGVVTSIDPEILILDEGIGAVDAAFLNKARDRLKDLVKRSGILVFASHSDEFLFELCDSAIWMDEGNLKQQGSLRDVLTAYKGRDPFENMSQEGLERLGIEPATVKNGGA, from the coding sequence ATGGTCAGCATTGACGTCTACAACGCGTTCGTGGATTTCCCGATCTTCGACGCGAAGTCGCGGTCCATGAAGAAACGCGTGCTCGGCAAGGTCGGCGGGAAGATCGGCACCGAGCAGAAGGTGCCGATCATCGAGGCACTGCACGATGTCACGCTCAAGCTGAACGACGGCGACCGCGTCGGGCTGGTGGGCCACAACGGGGCCGGCAAGTCCACTTTGCTTCGCCTGCTGGCCGGAATCTACGAACCGACCCGCGGTTCGGCGCGGATCTCCGGCAAGATCGCGCCGGTCTTCGACCTCGGTATCGGCATGGATCCCGAGATTTCCGGCGTCGAGAACATCATCATCCGCGGCCTGTTCCTCGGCATGAGCGCCAAGCAGATGGAGAAGCGGGTCGACGACATCGCGGAGTTCACCGAACTCGGCGACTACCTGCAGATGCCGCTGCGCACCTATTCCACCGGTATGCGGGTGCGCCTGGCTCTCGGCGTGGTCACCTCGATCGACCCGGAAATCCTGATCCTCGACGAGGGCATCGGCGCGGTCGACGCGGCCTTCCTCAACAAGGCCCGCGACCGGCTCAAGGACCTGGTGAAGCGCTCCGGCATCCTGGTGTTCGCGAGCCACTCGGACGAATTCCTCTTCGAGCTGTGCGATTCGGCCATCTGGATGGACGAAGGGAACCTGAAGCAGCAGGGTTCACTGCGTGACGTGCTCACCGCGTACAAGGGCCGCGATCCGTTCGAGAACATGAGCCAGGAGGGCCTGGAGCGCCTCGGCATCGAGCCCGCGACGGTGAAGAACGGCGGCGCGTGA
- a CDS encoding helix-turn-helix domain-containing protein, with protein sequence MARAPLSPATRTLGERVRERRHALGVSQEQLADRAGVHWTFVSQVERGLRNVNLHNLLKFAEGLDLDAGALIEGLRPPREEL encoded by the coding sequence ATGGCCAGAGCACCCCTTTCCCCGGCGACGCGGACCCTTGGTGAACGGGTTCGCGAACGCAGGCACGCGCTCGGGGTGAGCCAGGAGCAGCTGGCCGACCGGGCCGGAGTGCACTGGACGTTCGTCAGCCAGGTGGAACGCGGACTGCGCAACGTGAACCTGCACAACCTGCTCAAATTCGCCGAGGGGCTCGACCTGGACGCGGGCGCGCTGATCGAAGGGCTGCGGCCGCCGCGCGAAGAACTGTGA
- a CDS encoding ESX secretion-associated protein EspG, with product MPYSFSLSPAAVDLLLAELGLGRAPAPFVVPHVGITTGERAAIRDAVFRDLDGRGLLRRGSLDDDVALALTTFVRPAVAVSAAAQLHGDQLFARVAATGQYAVLARHNGGMFAFEEVRPTNIVPAIVDLLPLTPAAPGQSVTVTRPAKKARRGDSYDPFAGVSAPRTHNPQLRAAERIFEKPRLGVGEFTPYVRDENGRELALPPVAWFDTEAGRYLLSTRDSTDGSRWLTYAPADNARIAQQLFTQLEGSSANA from the coding sequence GTGCCGTACTCGTTTTCGCTGTCGCCGGCGGCAGTCGACCTGCTGCTGGCCGAGTTGGGGCTGGGCCGGGCCCCGGCGCCGTTCGTGGTGCCGCACGTGGGCATCACCACCGGGGAGCGCGCGGCGATCCGGGACGCGGTGTTCCGCGACCTCGACGGCCGTGGTCTGCTGCGCCGCGGCTCCCTCGATGACGACGTCGCGCTGGCGCTGACCACCTTCGTCCGGCCCGCCGTCGCCGTTTCCGCCGCGGCGCAGCTGCACGGCGACCAGCTGTTCGCGCGGGTCGCCGCCACCGGTCAGTACGCGGTGCTGGCCCGCCACAACGGTGGGATGTTCGCCTTCGAAGAGGTGCGGCCGACCAACATCGTCCCGGCGATCGTCGACCTGCTGCCGCTCACGCCCGCGGCGCCCGGCCAGTCGGTCACGGTCACCCGTCCGGCGAAGAAGGCCCGCCGCGGCGACAGCTACGACCCGTTCGCCGGGGTGAGCGCCCCGCGCACGCACAACCCCCAGCTGCGTGCGGCGGAGCGGATCTTCGAGAAGCCCCGGCTCGGCGTCGGCGAATTCACCCCGTACGTACGCGACGAGAACGGCCGTGAGCTGGCGTTGCCGCCGGTGGCCTGGTTCGACACCGAAGCCGGCCGCTACCTGCTCAGCACGCGGGATTCCACCGACGGCAGCCGCTGGCTCACCTACGCGCCTGCCGACAATGCCCGTATTGCCCAGCAGTTGTTCACCCAGCTGGAAGGGTCTTCGGCAAACGCCTGA
- a CDS encoding decaprenylphospho-beta-D-erythro-pentofuranosid-2-ulose 2-reductase, with product MIDAVGNPQSLLLLGGTSDIALAIAEKYLAEKPLRVVLAARQSPRLEAAAQRLKDRGAEVSTVAFDAKDTASHPKVLDEAFAGGDIDVAVVAFGLLGDAEEVWQDHAKAVELATVNYASAVSVGVALSEKLKTQGHGKIIALSSVAGERVRRSNFVYGSTKAGFDGFYLGLGEALTPYGVQTTVVRPGHVKTKMTDGMQPAPLAVTAEQVADIAVDAARRGKELVWAPAPMRLMLSILRHVPRPIFRKLPI from the coding sequence GTGATCGACGCGGTCGGTAACCCCCAGTCCCTGTTGCTGCTCGGCGGCACGTCCGACATCGCGCTGGCGATCGCGGAGAAGTACCTCGCGGAGAAGCCGCTGCGGGTGGTGCTCGCCGCCCGGCAGTCGCCCCGGCTGGAGGCCGCCGCGCAGCGTCTGAAGGACCGCGGCGCGGAGGTGTCCACGGTGGCCTTCGACGCGAAGGACACCGCCTCGCACCCGAAGGTGCTGGACGAGGCCTTCGCCGGCGGGGACATCGACGTCGCAGTGGTCGCGTTCGGCCTGCTCGGGGACGCCGAGGAGGTCTGGCAGGACCACGCGAAGGCAGTCGAGCTGGCCACGGTGAACTACGCGTCCGCGGTGTCGGTGGGCGTGGCGCTGTCGGAGAAGCTCAAGACGCAGGGCCACGGCAAGATCATCGCGCTCTCCTCGGTGGCAGGCGAACGCGTGCGCCGGTCGAACTTCGTGTACGGCTCGACGAAGGCCGGTTTCGACGGCTTCTACCTCGGCCTCGGCGAAGCCCTCACGCCGTACGGTGTGCAGACGACGGTGGTCCGCCCCGGGCACGTCAAGACCAAGATGACCGACGGCATGCAGCCCGCCCCGCTGGCGGTGACCGCCGAACAGGTAGCGGACATCGCAGTGGACGCCGCCCGCCGAGGCAAGGAACTGGTCTGGGCCCCGGCACCGATGCGCCTGATGCTGTCGATCCTGCGGCACGTTCCGCGCCCGATCTTCCGCAAGCTGCCGATCTGA
- the wzm gene encoding galactan export ABC transporter permease subunit Wzm/RfbD, producing MHATSTVDAAGPGISMPVPPASDRKTFSRAIADIRDGLAARELWSHLGWQDIKQRYRRSVIGPFWITISQGVIALGLGLLYSQLFNLPIQVFLPYISTGFIIWGFIQGCLSEGMETFIANEGMIKQLPAPLSVYVLRTVWRQTLLLAHNLIVYLVLLVIFFSALDKQYSLGSPDGACLPGKFCHPGLSWNIFLAIPGFVLLGLTACWATLLLGIISTRFRDIPQVINSLIQLLFYGTPIVWPVDQLLSGGARAGVSWALPFIKANPLYHFMQVTRSPLLGQAVGWTSWVVVGAITIVGWGLALVAMRNYRSRVSYWV from the coding sequence GTGCATGCCACCAGCACGGTGGACGCGGCCGGACCCGGCATCTCGATGCCGGTACCGCCAGCGTCGGACCGCAAGACGTTCTCCAGGGCGATCGCCGACATCAGGGACGGCCTCGCAGCCCGCGAGCTGTGGTCCCACCTCGGCTGGCAGGACATCAAACAGCGCTACCGCCGGTCGGTCATCGGGCCGTTCTGGATCACCATCAGCCAGGGCGTCATCGCGCTCGGGCTGGGGTTGCTGTACTCGCAGCTGTTCAACCTGCCCATCCAGGTGTTCCTGCCCTACATCTCCACCGGGTTCATCATCTGGGGCTTCATCCAGGGCTGCCTTTCCGAAGGCATGGAGACGTTCATCGCGAACGAGGGGATGATCAAGCAGCTCCCCGCGCCGTTGAGCGTGTACGTGCTCCGCACGGTGTGGCGGCAGACCCTGCTGCTCGCGCACAACCTGATCGTCTACCTGGTGCTGCTGGTCATCTTCTTCTCGGCGCTGGACAAGCAGTACTCGCTCGGCTCGCCGGACGGGGCCTGCCTGCCCGGGAAGTTCTGCCACCCGGGCCTGAGCTGGAACATCTTCCTCGCCATTCCCGGCTTCGTGCTGCTGGGACTCACCGCGTGCTGGGCCACCCTGCTGCTCGGCATCATCTCGACGCGGTTCCGCGACATTCCGCAGGTGATCAACTCCCTGATCCAGCTGCTGTTCTACGGCACGCCGATCGTCTGGCCGGTCGACCAACTGCTGTCCGGGGGCGCGCGAGCCGGCGTGTCCTGGGCACTGCCGTTCATCAAGGCCAACCCGCTGTACCACTTCATGCAGGTGACCCGGTCCCCGCTGCTCGGGCAGGCCGTGGGCTGGACCAGCTGGGTCGTGGTCGGCGCGATCACGATCGTCGGCTGGGGACTCGCGCTGGTCGCCATGCGCAACTACCGCTCTCGCGTCTCGTATTGGGTGTGA
- a CDS encoding GtrA family protein — MVATEPQSDMAQAGPGLLGQLIRFGLIGGFCALLDLGTYSLLRAVGMDAVPWVDVARAISFVVGTTTAFFLNRRFTFAGGRRDGNSQVGAFVLLYVVTFFVAVGVNQLMLHVLPESAWKATLAWVVSQATATVINFVMLKWVVFRERPVKEN; from the coding sequence GTGGTGGCTACAGAACCGCAGAGCGACATGGCGCAGGCCGGCCCCGGCCTCCTGGGCCAGCTGATCCGCTTCGGCCTGATCGGCGGCTTCTGCGCCCTGCTCGACCTGGGCACGTATTCGCTGCTCAGGGCCGTCGGCATGGACGCGGTGCCGTGGGTGGACGTGGCCCGCGCGATCAGTTTCGTCGTGGGCACGACCACGGCGTTCTTCCTCAACCGCCGGTTCACCTTCGCCGGCGGACGGCGCGACGGGAACTCCCAGGTGGGCGCTTTCGTCCTGCTCTACGTAGTCACGTTCTTCGTCGCCGTCGGCGTGAACCAGCTGATGCTGCACGTGCTGCCGGAATCGGCGTGGAAGGCGACGCTCGCCTGGGTCGTGTCGCAGGCGACGGCTACGGTGATCAATTTCGTCATGCTCAAGTGGGTCGTGTTCCGTGAACGGCCGGTAAAGGAGAACTGA
- a CDS encoding acyl-CoA dehydrogenase family protein: MLDLVARARALADDLLFPAAAEVDERGVVPRSHFDALAAEGLYGLAAPAEAGGPGLAFTEMVQVLETITGGCLSTGFTWLQHHGLVAGLAGSDRAGLRERYLPDLISGALRGGSAYAGVIPTPPRVRARKVNGGYRFDGDAPFVSGWGTIDLLQLSGRDGDTVVNAVVAARPGNGVAAQPLRLVAAQGTATVRLTLDDYFVPDEQVFSEVEYAQFVSGNTFASRFNGCAPLGLAERCARLIEDSGQAETAATLRAEQDGIRKRLDAGLADPATLPSARAAGSDLAYRSAGALAVATGSRAVLTGGHAGRLIREATFLLVAASRPEIRDELLALACRP; encoded by the coding sequence GTGCTGGACCTCGTCGCCCGTGCCCGGGCACTCGCCGATGACTTGCTGTTTCCCGCTGCCGCGGAGGTGGACGAACGGGGTGTGGTGCCGCGTTCGCACTTCGACGCGCTCGCCGCGGAGGGCCTGTACGGCCTGGCCGCACCCGCCGAGGCCGGTGGTCCCGGCCTCGCGTTCACCGAGATGGTCCAGGTGCTGGAGACGATCACCGGTGGCTGCCTGAGCACCGGGTTCACCTGGCTGCAGCACCACGGGCTGGTCGCCGGGCTGGCCGGTTCGGACCGCGCCGGCCTGCGCGAGCGGTATCTGCCGGACCTGATCAGCGGGGCACTGCGGGGTGGTTCGGCCTACGCCGGCGTGATTCCGACCCCGCCGCGGGTGCGGGCGCGCAAGGTGAACGGGGGTTACCGGTTCGACGGGGACGCGCCGTTCGTGAGCGGCTGGGGCACGATCGACCTGCTCCAGCTTTCCGGCCGCGACGGCGACACGGTGGTCAACGCCGTGGTGGCAGCGCGGCCAGGGAACGGCGTGGCCGCCCAGCCGCTGCGGCTGGTCGCCGCGCAGGGCACGGCCACGGTCCGGCTGACTCTTGACGACTACTTCGTGCCCGACGAGCAGGTGTTCTCCGAGGTGGAGTACGCACAGTTCGTCAGCGGCAACACCTTCGCCTCGCGGTTCAACGGCTGCGCGCCGCTCGGCCTCGCCGAACGCTGCGCGCGGCTGATCGAGGATTCCGGCCAGGCGGAGACCGCGGCCACGCTGCGGGCCGAGCAGGACGGGATCCGTAAACGCCTCGACGCCGGCCTCGCCGACCCGGCGACCCTGCCGTCCGCCCGCGCCGCCGGTTCCGACCTGGCCTACCGCTCGGCGGGAGCCCTCGCGGTGGCCACCGGCAGCCGCGCAGTACTCACCGGCGGGCACGCGGGCCGTCTCATCCGAGAGGCGACCTTCCTCCTGGTGGCCGCCAGCCGCCCGGAAATCCGCGACGAGCTGCTCGCACTGGCCTGCCGCCCGTGA
- a CDS encoding FAD-binding oxidoreductase, producing the protein MTQASETQRRTLTGWGRTAGTVADVLRTRDVEAIARAVSSAGPRGVIARGLGRSYGDPAQNAGGLVVDLTALETIHSIDPDSGLVDLDAGVSLDKLMREALPYGLWVPVLPGTRQVTIGGAIANDIHGKNHHSAGSFGNHVVSLDLLTADGKVRTLTPEGPDSELFWATVAGIGLTGIILRATIRMTKTETAYFIVDNDRTDDLDGTLALISDGSDDDYTYSSVWFDTINKGTKLGRGAFARGSLAKLDDLPPKLRAEPLKFSAPKLLTVPDVFPNGLMNKLSLSAIGEFYYRSTPKQGRGSIQNITAFYHMLDLVGEWNRGYGSKGFLQYQFSTPIGANESLRAIVEKVAHSGHYSALNVFKQMGKGNRAPLSFPDTGWMVCLDFPIKPGLSALCQDLDEMVLAAGGRLYTAKDSRTSPETFARMYPRLEEWRKIRASVDPEGVFASDMSRRLAL; encoded by the coding sequence GTGACCCAAGCATCCGAGACACAGCGCCGCACGCTCACCGGCTGGGGCCGCACCGCCGGCACCGTCGCCGACGTGCTGCGGACGCGCGACGTGGAGGCCATCGCCCGCGCGGTCTCGTCCGCCGGTCCGCGCGGGGTCATCGCCCGCGGCCTCGGCCGTTCCTACGGCGATCCGGCGCAGAACGCCGGCGGCCTGGTGGTCGACCTGACCGCGCTCGAGACGATCCACTCGATCGACCCGGACAGCGGCCTGGTCGACCTCGATGCCGGCGTCAGCCTCGACAAGCTGATGCGCGAGGCCCTGCCCTACGGCCTGTGGGTCCCGGTCCTGCCCGGCACCCGCCAGGTGACCATCGGCGGCGCGATCGCCAACGACATCCACGGCAAGAACCACCATTCGGCCGGCAGCTTCGGCAACCACGTGGTCTCGCTGGACCTGCTCACCGCGGACGGCAAGGTCCGCACGCTCACCCCGGAAGGCCCGGATTCGGAGCTGTTCTGGGCGACCGTGGCCGGCATCGGGCTGACCGGGATCATCCTGCGCGCCACGATCCGGATGACCAAGACCGAGACCGCCTACTTCATCGTCGACAACGACCGCACCGACGACCTCGACGGCACCCTCGCGCTGATCAGCGACGGCTCCGACGACGACTACACCTACTCGTCGGTCTGGTTCGACACGATCAACAAGGGCACCAAACTCGGTCGTGGCGCGTTCGCCCGTGGCTCGCTGGCCAAGCTCGACGACCTGCCACCGAAGCTGCGCGCCGAGCCGCTGAAGTTCTCCGCGCCGAAGCTGCTGACCGTGCCGGACGTGTTCCCGAACGGCCTGATGAACAAGCTTTCCCTCAGCGCCATCGGTGAGTTCTACTACCGCTCGACGCCCAAACAGGGCCGTGGCTCGATCCAGAACATCACCGCCTTCTACCACATGCTCGACCTGGTCGGAGAGTGGAATCGCGGCTACGGCAGCAAGGGCTTCCTGCAGTACCAGTTCAGCACTCCGATCGGGGCGAACGAGAGCCTCCGCGCGATCGTGGAGAAGGTCGCGCACTCCGGGCACTATTCGGCGCTGAACGTGTTCAAGCAGATGGGCAAGGGAAACCGCGCGCCGCTGTCGTTCCCGGACACCGGGTGGATGGTCTGCCTCGACTTCCCGATCAAGCCCGGCCTGAGCGCGCTGTGCCAGGATCTGGACGAGATGGTCCTCGCCGCGGGCGGGCGGCTCTACACCGCGAAGGACTCGCGGACGTCGCCGGAGACGTTCGCGCGGATGTACCCGCGGCTGGAGGAATGGCGCAAGATCCGCGCCTCTGTTGACCCCGAAGGCGTTTTCGCCTCTGACATGAGCCGGAGGCTCGCACTGTGA